The DNA sequence GACGACGAACACGACCCGCCGACGCCGTACTCGTTCTCGACGCACACGGTGTCGCCGGTGGCGAAGGCGATCCCGTAGGCGATCCCGGTGAGCAGCACCGGCGGGACGGCGTCGATGAGCGCGGCCAGCACGCGGGTGAACCACGAGGTGTAGCCGTCCTGGGGCAGTACCCGGGCCGGCCCCACCTGGGGGTAACCGCCCGGATATCCCTGCGGCGCAGCCGGATACGCGCCGGGCGGCGGGACGTTGCCCTGAGGAGGCGGTGGGTAGCCGCCGGGGAGCGGTGGCGGCGGCGGGTAATTCCCAGGCGGCGGCGGTTGATCGGTCATGGGCGCCTTCCAAATGTGCGGTGAGCTGGAAACGAGCGAGCTAACAGTACCGGAGCAGCACACCGGGACAGGTGTTCTCCAGGTAACTTCACCGTGGCGAAACGCCGCGTCGATGGCCGGGCAATTAGTTTGCCGGCCTCCGTAATTCGACTAACGCCGACCGCTGCCGTCGGACAGGAAGCCGAGCAGGTCGTGGCGGGTGAGCACCCCGACCGGCTTGCCTTCCTCGACCACCATCAGCGCATCGCACTCGCGCAGGGTCTTGGCCGCGGTGCTGACCAACTCACCGGCACCGATCAGCGGCATGGGCGGGCTCATGTGCTCGGCCACCGCGTCGGCGAGCTTCGCGCGGCCTTCGAACACCGCCGACAGCAGCTCACGCTCGGAGACGCTGCCCGCCACCTCACCGGCCATCACCGGCGGCTCGGCCCCGACGACGGGCATCTGCGAGACGCCGTACTCGCGCAGGATGCCGATCGCGTCGCGCACGGTCTCCGACGGATGGGTGTGCACGAGGTCGGGCAGCGCACCGGACTTGCGGCGCAACACATCTCCGACCGTCGGCTGTTCGATCGAGCCGTCGAGCCGGTTGCGCAGGAAGCCGTAGGACGACATCCACGAATCGTTGAAGATCTTCGACAGGTAGCCGCGGCCGCCGTCGGGCAGCAGCACCACGACGAGCGCGTCCGGGCCGGCCTCGCGGGCGACCTCGATGGCGGCCACCACCGCCATCCCGCACGAGCCGCCCACCAGCAGGCCCTCCTCGCGGGCCAGGCGGCGCGTCATGTCGAAGGAGTCGGCGTCGGAGACGGCGATGATCTCGTCGGGCACCGCGGGGTCGTAGGCCGACGGCCAGAAGTCCTCACCGACACCCTCGACCAGATACGGCCGTC is a window from the Mycolicibacterium litorale genome containing:
- a CDS encoding cystathionine beta-synthase — encoded protein: MRIAQHVSELIGNTPLVKLNSVVPEGAGTVAAKIEYLNPGGSSKDRIAVKMIDAAEASGELKPGGTIVEPTSGNTGVGLALVAQQRGYKCIFVCPDKVSEDKRNVLRAYGAEVVVCPTAVAPDDPDSYYSVSNRLVTEIEGAWKPDQYSNPMGPESHYETTGPEIWRDTDGKVTHFVAGVGTGGTITGAGRYLKEVSGGKVRVIGADPEGSVYSGGTGRPYLVEGVGEDFWPSAYDPAVPDEIIAVSDADSFDMTRRLAREEGLLVGGSCGMAVVAAIEVAREAGPDALVVVLLPDGGRGYLSKIFNDSWMSSYGFLRNRLDGSIEQPTVGDVLRRKSGALPDLVHTHPSETVRDAIGILREYGVSQMPVVGAEPPVMAGEVAGSVSERELLSAVFEGRAKLADAVAEHMSPPMPLIGAGELVSTAAKTLRECDALMVVEEGKPVGVLTRHDLLGFLSDGSGRR